One segment of Fibrobacter sp. UWR4 DNA contains the following:
- a CDS encoding GDSL-type esterase/lipase family protein, with the protein MGLKSFVFVSAAFLTINAQAITKVACVGNSITEGYGLNWNDKKYPDHLQEFLGSEYQVQNFGNSGKMFHKASSESYWKQETFTKAYDFAPDIVVIELGTNDSKYFHDGAGSSTGFNYYPQDISKEELQKDYEALIDTFAHQTQAPKVFATLQPYANNWDWFITDTAIVNQINPIIKAAATAKGIPLIDLHEQFNKPEWLLSDNVHPNATGAKELARIIASAIENKGNIPAMESSSSSETESSSSESTTIIQGHSTVAKAGIHIQKDIISIENYVGKVQVFDLNGTQVKQVQINGTSSLRIEHAGAFIVKAGTVTKKIRLDRHN; encoded by the coding sequence ATGGGATTAAAAAGTTTTGTTTTCGTGAGTGCAGCATTTTTGACGATAAATGCACAGGCAATTACAAAAGTCGCCTGCGTCGGCAACAGTATTACAGAAGGCTACGGTCTTAACTGGAACGACAAGAAATATCCCGATCATCTTCAGGAATTTCTCGGCAGCGAATACCAGGTACAAAATTTCGGCAATTCCGGAAAAATGTTCCATAAGGCATCCAGCGAATCCTACTGGAAGCAGGAAACTTTTACTAAGGCATACGATTTCGCTCCTGACATTGTAGTTATTGAGCTGGGCACTAACGACTCCAAGTACTTCCATGACGGAGCAGGCAGTTCCACCGGATTCAACTACTATCCCCAAGACATCAGTAAGGAAGAACTGCAGAAAGATTACGAAGCTCTAATCGACACCTTCGCCCATCAGACGCAGGCGCCCAAAGTTTTCGCAACCCTACAGCCCTACGCCAATAACTGGGACTGGTTCATTACGGACACTGCCATCGTAAACCAGATTAATCCCATCATCAAGGCTGCAGCAACAGCAAAAGGCATTCCTCTTATCGATCTCCACGAACAGTTCAACAAGCCCGAATGGCTGCTAAGCGATAACGTCCACCCTAACGCCACTGGCGCCAAGGAATTGGCCCGAATTATTGCAAGCGCAATTGAGAACAAGGGCAACATTCCTGCTATGGAATCCAGTTCTTCCTCCGAAACAGAATCCAGTTCCTCGGAAAGCACCACCATAATTCAAGGACACTCAACCGTCGCTAAAGCAGGGATACACATCCAGAAAGACATCATTTCCATCGAAAACTACGTAGGTAAAGTTCAGGTGTTTGATTTGAACGGAACGCAGGTGAAACAAGTACAAATCAACGGAACAAGTTCTCTCCGAATAGAACATGCTGGCGCATTCATTGTAAAAGCAGGAACTGTCACAAAAAAGATTCGTCTAGATAGACACAACTGA
- a CDS encoding LptE family protein — MLKSLRTSQALLFVFLALCVTFLSGCYSFTASTLPSHIKTVNIHEVDDKTMDAVLANDIRAAVLDMFKKNAGGVRVVNGEAHSDFEITLLSYTNKPMDYNSNSDVETYRVTIRVGVKFYDNVKERIIYENKSLSAEGTYDVQANETEDRHGQKRAIEKLQDLIITNALAKW, encoded by the coding sequence ATGCTTAAATCGTTGAGAACATCTCAAGCCTTGCTGTTCGTGTTTCTTGCCTTGTGTGTAACATTCCTCTCGGGCTGTTACAGTTTTACTGCCAGTACGCTTCCCAGCCATATCAAGACGGTGAACATCCACGAGGTGGATGATAAGACTATGGATGCTGTTCTTGCCAATGATATTCGTGCCGCCGTTCTGGATATGTTCAAGAAAAATGCGGGCGGTGTCCGAGTGGTGAACGGCGAAGCCCACTCCGATTTTGAAATTACTTTGCTGTCCTATACCAATAAGCCCATGGATTATAACAGCAATAGCGATGTGGAAACTTATCGCGTGACGATCCGTGTAGGTGTCAAGTTCTATGATAATGTAAAGGAACGCATTATTTATGAAAATAAGTCCCTTTCTGCAGAAGGGACTTATGATGTTCAGGCTAACGAAACGGAAGACCGTCACGGTCAGAAACGCGCCATCGAAAAACTTCAGGACCTGATTATCACGAATGCGTTAGCTAAGTGGTAA
- a CDS encoding 8-oxo-dGTP diphosphatase: MINTTLCYIEQDNKYLLLHRVKKKNDINKDKWIGIGGKFEEWESPEDCIKREALEETGLTLIKPKYRGIVTFISDGMDQTEFMHLFTATQWTGDLKECDEGNLEWVPKADVIKLPHWDGDLIFLALLERGEPFFSLKLTYKGSTLTEALLNEEPVKVEDFTT, from the coding sequence ATGATAAACACCACCCTCTGTTACATCGAGCAGGATAACAAGTACCTGCTGCTCCATCGCGTCAAGAAGAAGAACGATATCAATAAGGACAAGTGGATTGGCATCGGCGGAAAGTTCGAGGAGTGGGAATCTCCTGAGGATTGCATCAAGCGCGAAGCTCTGGAAGAAACGGGTCTAACCTTAATTAAACCCAAGTACCGCGGCATCGTGACCTTCATTAGCGACGGGATGGACCAGACCGAGTTCATGCATCTGTTTACCGCCACACAGTGGACTGGCGACCTAAAGGAATGCGACGAAGGCAATCTGGAATGGGTACCTAAGGCAGACGTGATTAAATTACCCCACTGGGACGGGGACTTGATTTTCTTGGCCTTGCTGGAACGGGGGGAACCCTTCTTCAGCCTGAAGCTAACTTATAAGGGAAGCACCTTGACCGAGGCTCTTTTAAATGAAGAACCCGTGAAGGTGGAAGATTTTACCACTTAG
- a CDS encoding queuosine precursor transporter codes for MKQVTENLEKTDAGINDFDIGAKRDPFSPLVIIAGLMVACYLTSNVMAVKLLSVCGITVFDAGTITFPLAYMLGDVLTEIWGFKTARKVIWLTFFCQVFMAVFTFIGTTLPYPDFTEETASAYSTIFSFVPRITVASLIAFLLGELTNAWTMVKIREKTGRKLLWVRTIGSSVFGYIVDTSIFVLIAFAGTVPTEDLISMIVVQFPGKLAIEAICATPIAYALINWLRKRFNAMESKQELVLDSITETLNDLRNENEISNRP; via the coding sequence ATGAAACAAGTTACGGAAAACCTTGAAAAAACCGACGCAGGCATCAACGATTTTGATATCGGTGCAAAGCGTGACCCATTCTCCCCACTGGTAATTATTGCAGGCCTCATGGTCGCCTGCTATCTCACCTCCAACGTGATGGCAGTAAAACTGCTGTCCGTTTGCGGCATCACCGTCTTTGACGCAGGAACCATCACCTTCCCTCTTGCCTATATGCTGGGGGACGTACTTACGGAAATCTGGGGATTTAAAACCGCACGCAAGGTCATCTGGCTCACCTTCTTCTGCCAGGTATTCATGGCAGTGTTCACCTTCATCGGAACCACCCTCCCCTATCCGGACTTTACGGAAGAAACCGCCAGCGCCTACTCCACCATTTTCAGCTTTGTCCCTAGAATTACGGTTGCATCCCTAATTGCATTCCTGCTGGGTGAATTGACCAACGCCTGGACCATGGTAAAAATCCGCGAAAAGACAGGCCGAAAGCTCCTGTGGGTAAGAACCATCGGTTCCTCTGTTTTCGGATACATTGTAGACACGTCTATTTTCGTACTGATTGCCTTTGCAGGTACCGTTCCTACAGAAGATTTGATCAGCATGATCGTGGTGCAATTCCCAGGTAAACTTGCAATCGAAGCAATCTGCGCAACACCTATTGCATACGCCCTCATTAACTGGTTGAGAAAGCGTTTCAACGCCATGGAAAGCAAGCAGGAACTGGTTCTTGACTCCATCACGGAAACGCTCAATGACCTTCGCAACGAGAACGAAATCAGCAACCGCCCATAA
- a CDS encoding VOC family protein, with product MNLKQVHHIAIIGSNYEKSKHFYVDLLGFKIIRENYRAERGDYKIDLQLDGMELELFIIPGRPPRPSYPEANGLRHLAFRVDSVEETVRELNAKGIETEPIRIDDYTGKKMTFFSDPDDLPLEIHE from the coding sequence ATGAATTTAAAACAAGTCCATCACATTGCCATCATCGGCAGTAATTACGAGAAGTCCAAGCATTTTTATGTGGACCTTTTAGGATTTAAAATCATCCGCGAGAACTATCGTGCAGAACGTGGAGACTACAAGATTGACCTGCAGTTGGATGGCATGGAGTTGGAATTGTTCATCATTCCAGGAAGGCCGCCCCGCCCCAGCTACCCCGAGGCAAACGGACTTCGCCACTTGGCGTTCCGAGTGGATTCCGTAGAAGAAACTGTTCGTGAACTGAACGCCAAAGGAATCGAAACTGAACCGATCCGTATAGATGATTACACGGGAAAAAAGATGACTTTCTTCAGCGATCCCGACGACCTGCCCCTAGAAATCCACGAATAA
- a CDS encoding GGDEF domain-containing protein, producing the protein MPKSVKDIQKLSFLTNTILLVLVILMMIVYYVIGATFLAYYSIFVAIVYLAHYLLIRKYQFIKATWSIYLQMTVYMAICTIHLGYDYGFQLYSLSTIPLIYYIKYMQTKFGGEDPKPNLCSIIIVLSCLLSSLYSVKNGPIYRIEGIPTLLFLGINITSVSFFLISFARVTTGMIIDSEKKLMKQADFDALTGLANRYYMTSHLEESTAPNVEHDSMWIAMIDVDYFKKINDTYGHAVGDQVLMILGNMMKKICKDCTISRWGGEEFLVSGDEKIVPPSIMETLLEQIRNRVVRSENETFHFTISVGISKYHPDLSIDAWIKDADKKLYEAKNNGRNQIVF; encoded by the coding sequence ATGCCCAAATCCGTAAAAGACATACAGAAGTTAAGCTTCCTGACAAACACGATCCTTCTGGTCCTCGTGATTTTGATGATGATTGTATATTACGTCATCGGAGCGACGTTCCTTGCCTATTACTCGATTTTTGTCGCCATCGTCTACCTCGCCCATTATTTACTCATCCGCAAATACCAGTTTATTAAGGCCACATGGTCCATTTATCTGCAGATGACCGTATACATGGCCATCTGTACCATCCATCTGGGCTACGATTACGGATTTCAGCTTTATTCCTTATCGACCATTCCCCTCATCTACTACATCAAGTACATGCAGACCAAATTTGGCGGAGAAGACCCCAAGCCAAACCTCTGCTCCATCATCATCGTTCTGTCCTGTTTGCTATCCTCCCTGTATTCCGTCAAGAACGGTCCGATTTATCGCATTGAGGGGATCCCCACCCTGCTGTTCCTGGGAATCAATATTACAAGCGTCAGCTTTTTCCTGATCAGTTTTGCCCGTGTTACCACAGGCATGATTATCGACTCAGAAAAGAAGCTCATGAAGCAGGCCGACTTTGATGCATTGACCGGTCTTGCCAACAGATATTACATGACGTCCCATCTTGAGGAATCTACAGCCCCGAACGTGGAACACGATTCCATGTGGATCGCCATGATTGACGTAGATTATTTCAAGAAGATTAACGACACCTACGGTCACGCCGTTGGCGACCAGGTCCTTATGATCCTTGGAAACATGATGAAGAAGATCTGCAAGGACTGCACCATCAGCCGCTGGGGCGGTGAAGAATTCCTGGTTAGCGGGGACGAAAAGATCGTTCCACCAAGCATCATGGAAACATTGCTAGAACAAATTCGAAACAGGGTGGTTCGTTCCGAAAACGAAACTTTCCACTTTACTATTTCTGTAGGCATCTCCAAATATCATCCAGACCTAAGCATAGATGCCTGGATTAAAGACGCCGACAAGAAACTTTACGAAGCAAAGAACAACGGAAGAAACCAGATTGTATTCTAG
- a CDS encoding FISUMP domain-containing protein yields MKKHLLALFSALFLLSACDLLDPDEHVVELPRTLKYMGETIEFVQVGDQLWMKENLNVGSGEERCMVGLSRYCEKFGRLFFWEEALNACPAGSHLPSYEEWKKLTDFLYLNEKYVKYFTNQLGGYLDVDYWGNHISADIGNSVYFWSSTEIDLNDDDDKPALYGGTFQYSTQNGYKLSQIRKDVGLYIRCVMNEKPSN; encoded by the coding sequence ATGAAAAAGCATCTTTTGGCGCTTTTTAGCGCGTTGTTTTTGTTATCCGCTTGTGATTTGCTGGATCCTGATGAACATGTTGTGGAACTGCCTCGCACTTTGAAGTATATGGGCGAAACAATTGAATTCGTCCAGGTTGGAGATCAACTCTGGATGAAAGAGAATTTGAATGTGGGGTCTGGCGAAGAGCGATGTATGGTGGGACTGTCAAGATACTGCGAAAAGTTTGGCCGTCTGTTCTTCTGGGAAGAAGCCTTAAATGCTTGTCCCGCTGGTTCGCATCTTCCAAGCTATGAAGAGTGGAAAAAACTTACTGATTTTCTATATCTCAATGAAAAATATGTGAAGTATTTCACCAACCAACTTGGGGGCTATCTGGATGTAGATTATTGGGGAAATCATATATCGGCAGATATTGGAAATAGTGTCTATTTTTGGAGTTCTACTGAAATTGACTTGAATGACGATGACGACAAACCTGCCTTATATGGCGGAACATTTCAATACTCAACGCAGAATGGTTATAAACTTTCCCAGATTCGAAAGGACGTGGGACTTTACATTCGTTGTGTGATGAATGAAAAGCCTTCTAACTAG